GGCGCCACTGCCGTTCGAGTTCGCCTGGCAGGAGTTGATTGCCGCCGGCCAGCCCATGACGGCAGCAACTCCGCTACCCTAAGAAGGTCTGAGGTTTGTGAGCGCGCCTGCGCTTGTTGTTTTCCGGAGTATCCCCATGCCGAATACCGCACCAGTCCTGTTCACCGAAAGCGCTGCCCGGCGGGTGGGCGAGCTGATCGTCGAGGAAGGCAACCCGCAGCTGAAGCTGCGCGTGTTCATCAGCGGCGGCGGCTGCTCGGGTTTTCAGTACGGTTTCACGTTCGACGAGAACGTGGACGAAGGTGACTGCGCAGTGGCAACCGAGGGCGTGACCTTGCTGATCGATCCGCTCAGCCTGCAGTACATGGAAGGCGCCGAGATCGATTACCGGGAAGACTTCCAGGGCGCGCAGTTCGTGATCCGCAATCC
This Immundisolibacter cernigliae DNA region includes the following protein-coding sequences:
- the erpA gene encoding iron-sulfur cluster insertion protein ErpA; this encodes MPNTAPVLFTESAARRVGELIVEEGNPQLKLRVFISGGGCSGFQYGFTFDENVDEGDCAVATEGVTLLIDPLSLQYMEGAEIDYREDFQGAQFVIRNPQATTTCGCGSSFSV